Proteins from a single region of Argopecten irradians isolate NY chromosome 7, Ai_NY, whole genome shotgun sequence:
- the LOC138328459 gene encoding uncharacterized protein isoform X1, whose translation MATGTETDLSCSLGSIRFGEEIKEKEFCMRKGATFINHGSYGMVPRRVKELQKRYLYVTDEHPDDWFQRRGEQLWIEARDVAAKFVNSDTDELFLVQNATTGVNTILKALKLKETEAVMITNNTYRAVQNTACHISTGGGGAKLHMMEIHFPIKSEDEVVQQYINFLDEHPDVKIAMIDHITSASALRLPIKKIIKVCRDHNVLSMIDGAHAPGQVPLDMKDIEPDFYTGNFHKWLYTPRGCALLYIKKEHQKWACPLVTSTNHNKSMALQFFMQGTRDDCPYFCLPEALRFYNGIGGMETIIRYCSDLLDEAANKMVKEWGTHKLPVPKEMEAPCMRLIKLPKLTGYSPTTNDALRLFADIYSRFNIQVVTICGYGDMYVRISANVYNTASDYDKLIAAIRELRDTSEMTSPILTSFGHSIRDAEFSFRKGSTFVNNAARGSVPRRVREIHLRYIDEFDDHPDDWMRRKVYNMWIESRDCAAKFVNADPEGFVFVQNATTAFNSVLKTYPFKPDDALMFTDNSFGALQNTCRYLSTQRQGMKAHILKIAFPINSEDDVVEEHRKFITDHPDIKMVVVDHITSRTALMFPVQKIVDLCKELGVMVLVDGANAPGQVALDITALDPDFYSGNFHKWAFCPRGCGFLFVKEAHRHLIKPLVTSHNYQQGLTKEFLMQGCRDDTPYITLKHALQFYKDIGGMEKVLDYNTNLLHEAVDLLISGWGTHTLPIPKSMEPPCARMIKLPLLKDYHGNAEDAARLVGDIYAQYDVQTQIFCVQDHLYLRVSTQIYNELDDYRKLCNAINILRK comes from the exons ATGGCTACTGGGACTGAAACCGACTTGTCATG CAGTCTCGGAAGTATACGGTTTGGAGAGGAAATTAAAGAGAAGGAGTTTTGTATGAGAAAAGGCGCAACATTCATTAACCATGGTTCATATGGGATGGTGCCTCGACGCGTCAAGGAACTTCAAAAAAG GTATTTATACGTAACAGACGAACACCCAGATGATTGGTTCCAGAGACGTGGCGAGCAGTTATGGATTGAAGCAAGAGACGTTGCTGCAAAATTCGTCAATTCTGACACTGACGAATTGTTTTTGGTTCAGAACGCAACTACAG GTGTCAACACGATATTAAAAGCACTGAAACTGAAGGAGACAGAAGCAGTTATGATTACAAACAATACATACAGAGCCGTACAGAACACAGCCTGTCATATCTCAACAGGGGGAGGCG GAGCAAAGTTACACATGATGGAGATTCATTTTCCTATCAAATCAGAAGATGAGGTCGTTCAGCAATACATCAACTTCCTCGACGAGCATCCCGATGTAAAGATCGCTATGATTG ACCATATTACAAGTGCCTCAGCATTACGTCTTCCcattaaaaagataataaaagtCTGCCGGGATCACAACGTACTTTCTATGATTGACGGTGCGCATGCTCCAGGACAGGTTCCACTTGACATGAAGGATATTGAGCCTGATTTTTACACAG GGAATTTCCACAAATGGTTATACACGCCTCGTGGATGTGCTCTACTGTACATCAAAAAGGAGCACCAGAAGTGGGCGTGTCCATTGGTAACATCAACCAATCACAATAAGAGTATGGCTCTGCAGTTCTTTATGCAGGGCACACGTGACGACTGTCCATACTTCTGTTTACCGGAGGCTCTGCGATTCTACAATGGTATTGGTGGAATG GAAACTATAATACGATACTGCTCAGATCTACTGGACGAAGCAGCCAATAAGATGGTAAAAGAATGGGGTACACACAAACTTCCTGTTCCTAAAGAGATGGAGGCGCCATGCATGAGATTGATCAAGTTACCAAAACTAACTGGCTATTCACCAACTACg AATGACGCTTTGCGGCTGTTTGCCGACATATACAGCCGATTTAACATACAAGTTGTCACTATATGTGGATATGGAGACATGTATGTCCGCATTTCTGCCAACGTCTACAACACGGCGTCGGACTACGACAAGTTGATCGCAGCCATCCGGGAATTGAGAGA taCATCAGAAATGACGTCAcctattttgacgtcatttgGACATTCAATCAGGGACGCGGAATTTTCCTTCAGGAAAGGGTCCACCTTTGTTAACAATGCAGCTAGAGGAAGTGTTCCCAGACGAGTCCGAGAAATCCACTTGAG ATACATTGATGAATTCGATGACCACCCTGATGATTGGATGCGGAGGAAAGTATACAACATGTGGATTGAATCCCGAGATTGTGCTGCAAAGTTCGTTAACGCTGATCCCGAAGGATTTGTCTTTGTTCAGAACGCTACAACAG CATTTAATTCTGTACTAAAGACGTATCCGTTTAAACCTGACGATGCCTTGATGTTTACCGACAACTCTTTTGGAGCATTACAGAATACGTGTCGCTACCTATCGACCCAAAGGCAAG GTATGAAAGcccatattttgaaaattgcatTCCCAATCAACAGCGAAGACGATGTAGTTGAGGAACATCGCAAATTCATAACAGACCATCCTGACATCAAAATGGTTGTCGTAG ATCACATTACAAGTCGTACTGCCCTAATGTTTCCGGTCCAGAAGATCGTCGACCTTTGTAAGGAACTGGGCGTCATGGTTCTTGTAGATGGCGCTAATGCACCCGGACAAGTAGCATTGGACATTACGGCTTTGGATCCCGACTTTTACTCCG GGAACTTTCACAAATGGGCGTTTTGCCCTAGAGGATGTGGATTCCTGTTCGTGAAGGAAGCTCACCGTCATCTGATCAAACCACTAGTGACGTCACACAACTATCAACAAGGGCTGACCAAAGAGTTTTTAATGCAGGGTTGTCGTGACGACACGCCGTATATAACATTAAAGCACGCGCTTCAGTTCTATAAGGACATCGGCGGAATG GAGAAGGTTTTGGACTATAACACTAACCTACTACATGAAGCAGTAGACCTACTTATCTCTGGATGGGGCACACATACCCTACCCATCCCGAAGTCAATGGAACCGCCATGTGCTAGAATGATCAAACTTCCACTGCTCAAGGATTACCATGGCAACGCG GAGGACGCTGCTCGTCTCGTTGGTGATATATATGCCCAGTATGACGTACAAACACAGATATTTTGTGTACAAGATCATTTGTACCTGAGAGTGTCAACACAAATCTACAATGAACTAGACGACTACCGAAAACTGTGCAATGCCATCAATATTCTCCGAaagtag
- the LOC138328459 gene encoding uncharacterized protein isoform X2: MATGTETDLSCLGSIRFGEEIKEKEFCMRKGATFINHGSYGMVPRRVKELQKRYLYVTDEHPDDWFQRRGEQLWIEARDVAAKFVNSDTDELFLVQNATTGVNTILKALKLKETEAVMITNNTYRAVQNTACHISTGGGGAKLHMMEIHFPIKSEDEVVQQYINFLDEHPDVKIAMIDHITSASALRLPIKKIIKVCRDHNVLSMIDGAHAPGQVPLDMKDIEPDFYTGNFHKWLYTPRGCALLYIKKEHQKWACPLVTSTNHNKSMALQFFMQGTRDDCPYFCLPEALRFYNGIGGMETIIRYCSDLLDEAANKMVKEWGTHKLPVPKEMEAPCMRLIKLPKLTGYSPTTNDALRLFADIYSRFNIQVVTICGYGDMYVRISANVYNTASDYDKLIAAIRELRDTSEMTSPILTSFGHSIRDAEFSFRKGSTFVNNAARGSVPRRVREIHLRYIDEFDDHPDDWMRRKVYNMWIESRDCAAKFVNADPEGFVFVQNATTAFNSVLKTYPFKPDDALMFTDNSFGALQNTCRYLSTQRQGMKAHILKIAFPINSEDDVVEEHRKFITDHPDIKMVVVDHITSRTALMFPVQKIVDLCKELGVMVLVDGANAPGQVALDITALDPDFYSGNFHKWAFCPRGCGFLFVKEAHRHLIKPLVTSHNYQQGLTKEFLMQGCRDDTPYITLKHALQFYKDIGGMEKVLDYNTNLLHEAVDLLISGWGTHTLPIPKSMEPPCARMIKLPLLKDYHGNAEDAARLVGDIYAQYDVQTQIFCVQDHLYLRVSTQIYNELDDYRKLCNAINILRK; encoded by the exons ATGGCTACTGGGACTGAAACCGACTTGTCATG TCTCGGAAGTATACGGTTTGGAGAGGAAATTAAAGAGAAGGAGTTTTGTATGAGAAAAGGCGCAACATTCATTAACCATGGTTCATATGGGATGGTGCCTCGACGCGTCAAGGAACTTCAAAAAAG GTATTTATACGTAACAGACGAACACCCAGATGATTGGTTCCAGAGACGTGGCGAGCAGTTATGGATTGAAGCAAGAGACGTTGCTGCAAAATTCGTCAATTCTGACACTGACGAATTGTTTTTGGTTCAGAACGCAACTACAG GTGTCAACACGATATTAAAAGCACTGAAACTGAAGGAGACAGAAGCAGTTATGATTACAAACAATACATACAGAGCCGTACAGAACACAGCCTGTCATATCTCAACAGGGGGAGGCG GAGCAAAGTTACACATGATGGAGATTCATTTTCCTATCAAATCAGAAGATGAGGTCGTTCAGCAATACATCAACTTCCTCGACGAGCATCCCGATGTAAAGATCGCTATGATTG ACCATATTACAAGTGCCTCAGCATTACGTCTTCCcattaaaaagataataaaagtCTGCCGGGATCACAACGTACTTTCTATGATTGACGGTGCGCATGCTCCAGGACAGGTTCCACTTGACATGAAGGATATTGAGCCTGATTTTTACACAG GGAATTTCCACAAATGGTTATACACGCCTCGTGGATGTGCTCTACTGTACATCAAAAAGGAGCACCAGAAGTGGGCGTGTCCATTGGTAACATCAACCAATCACAATAAGAGTATGGCTCTGCAGTTCTTTATGCAGGGCACACGTGACGACTGTCCATACTTCTGTTTACCGGAGGCTCTGCGATTCTACAATGGTATTGGTGGAATG GAAACTATAATACGATACTGCTCAGATCTACTGGACGAAGCAGCCAATAAGATGGTAAAAGAATGGGGTACACACAAACTTCCTGTTCCTAAAGAGATGGAGGCGCCATGCATGAGATTGATCAAGTTACCAAAACTAACTGGCTATTCACCAACTACg AATGACGCTTTGCGGCTGTTTGCCGACATATACAGCCGATTTAACATACAAGTTGTCACTATATGTGGATATGGAGACATGTATGTCCGCATTTCTGCCAACGTCTACAACACGGCGTCGGACTACGACAAGTTGATCGCAGCCATCCGGGAATTGAGAGA taCATCAGAAATGACGTCAcctattttgacgtcatttgGACATTCAATCAGGGACGCGGAATTTTCCTTCAGGAAAGGGTCCACCTTTGTTAACAATGCAGCTAGAGGAAGTGTTCCCAGACGAGTCCGAGAAATCCACTTGAG ATACATTGATGAATTCGATGACCACCCTGATGATTGGATGCGGAGGAAAGTATACAACATGTGGATTGAATCCCGAGATTGTGCTGCAAAGTTCGTTAACGCTGATCCCGAAGGATTTGTCTTTGTTCAGAACGCTACAACAG CATTTAATTCTGTACTAAAGACGTATCCGTTTAAACCTGACGATGCCTTGATGTTTACCGACAACTCTTTTGGAGCATTACAGAATACGTGTCGCTACCTATCGACCCAAAGGCAAG GTATGAAAGcccatattttgaaaattgcatTCCCAATCAACAGCGAAGACGATGTAGTTGAGGAACATCGCAAATTCATAACAGACCATCCTGACATCAAAATGGTTGTCGTAG ATCACATTACAAGTCGTACTGCCCTAATGTTTCCGGTCCAGAAGATCGTCGACCTTTGTAAGGAACTGGGCGTCATGGTTCTTGTAGATGGCGCTAATGCACCCGGACAAGTAGCATTGGACATTACGGCTTTGGATCCCGACTTTTACTCCG GGAACTTTCACAAATGGGCGTTTTGCCCTAGAGGATGTGGATTCCTGTTCGTGAAGGAAGCTCACCGTCATCTGATCAAACCACTAGTGACGTCACACAACTATCAACAAGGGCTGACCAAAGAGTTTTTAATGCAGGGTTGTCGTGACGACACGCCGTATATAACATTAAAGCACGCGCTTCAGTTCTATAAGGACATCGGCGGAATG GAGAAGGTTTTGGACTATAACACTAACCTACTACATGAAGCAGTAGACCTACTTATCTCTGGATGGGGCACACATACCCTACCCATCCCGAAGTCAATGGAACCGCCATGTGCTAGAATGATCAAACTTCCACTGCTCAAGGATTACCATGGCAACGCG GAGGACGCTGCTCGTCTCGTTGGTGATATATATGCCCAGTATGACGTACAAACACAGATATTTTGTGTACAAGATCATTTGTACCTGAGAGTGTCAACACAAATCTACAATGAACTAGACGACTACCGAAAACTGTGCAATGCCATCAATATTCTCCGAaagtag